The proteins below come from a single Ovis aries strain OAR_USU_Benz2616 breed Rambouillet chromosome 18, ARS-UI_Ramb_v3.0, whole genome shotgun sequence genomic window:
- the BTBD7 gene encoding BTB/POZ domain-containing protein 7 isoform X2 — MGANASSYPHSCSPRVGGNSQAQQTFIGTSSYSQQGYGCESKLYSLDHGHEKPQDKKKRTSGLATLKKKFIKRRKSNRSADHAKQMRELLSGWDVRDVNALVEEYEGTSALKELSLQASVARPEARTLQKDMADLYEYKYCTDVDLIFQETCFPVHRAILAARCPFFKTLLSSSPEYGAEIIMDINTAGIDMPMFSALLHYLYTGEFGMEDSRFQNVDILVQLREEFGTPNSLDVDMRGLFDYMCYYDVVLSFSSDSELVEAFGGNQNCLDEELKAHKAIISARSPFFRNLLQRRIRTGEEITDRTLRTPTRIILDESIIPKKYAKVILHCMYTDMVDLAVLHCSPSVGSLSEVQALVAGKPNMTRAEEAMELYHIALFLEFNMLAQVHLLFCCNQSILKEINPGISLEGMMLKLKLQYFGHLM, encoded by the exons atGGGTGCTAATGCATCTAGCTATCCTCATTCATGTTCCCCGAGGGTAGGGGGAAATTCTCAAGCCCAGCAGACTTTTATAG GGACATCATCCTATTCTCAGCAAGGCTATGGTTGTGAATCAAAATTATATAGTCTTGACCATGGCCATGAGAAACCACAAGATAAAAAAAAGAGAACCTCTGGCCTTGCCACCCTCAAAAAGAAGTTCATCAAGCGTCGGAAATCTAATCGGTCTGCTGATCACGCCAAGCAGATGCGAGAACTCCTCTCTGGTTGGGATGTTCGAGATGTCAATGCGTTAGTGGAGGAATATGAGGGAACTTCAGCCTTAAAGGAGCTTTCTTTACAAGCCAGTGTGGCTCGACCAGAAGCCCGGACATTGCAGAAAGATATGGCCGATCTTTATGAGTACAAGTATTGTACTGATGTAGACTTAATATTTCAAGAAACTTGCTTTCCTGTTCATCGTGCCATTTTGGCGGCAagatgtccattttttaaaacactacTTTCTTCCTCACCTGAGTATGGGGCAGAGATCATCATGGACATCAATACAGCTGGTATAGATATGCCCATGTTTTCTGCTTTGCTCCACTACCTTTACACGGGAGAGTTTGGAATGGAGGACTCAAGGTTTCAAAATGTTGATATCCTCGTTCAGCTTAGGGAAGAATTTGGAACACCAAATTCCCTTGATGTAGATATGCGTGGACTCTTTGATTACATGTGCTATTATGATGTCGTCCTTAGTTTTTCTTCAGACTCTGAACTGGTTGAAGCTTTTGGTGGAAATCAGAACTGTTTAGATGAAGAGCTCAAAGCTCACAAGGCTATTATTTCAGCACGGTCCCCATTTTTTCGAAATTTGTTACAAAGAAGGATACGGACTGGTGAAGAAATCACAGACCGAACTTTGAGGACTCCCACAAGAATTATATTAGATGAGTCCATTATACcaaaaaaatatgcaaaagtgATATTACACTGTATGTATACTGACATGGTGGACCTGGCCGTTTTGCACTGCAGCCCCTCTGTGGGGAGTCTCAGTGAAGTTCAGGCTCTCGTCGCAGGGAAGCCAAACATGACCAGGGCGGAAGAAGCCATGGAGCTTTACCACATAGCACTGTTCTTGGAATTTAACATGCTTGCACAAG tGCATCTCTTGTTCTgttgcaaccagtccattctgaaggagatcaatcctgggatttctttggaaggaatgatgctaaagctgaaactccagtactttggccacctcatgtga